The following is a genomic window from Actinomycetota bacterium.
ATGACACCGGAGACGGACTACGCCAAGACGCCCGGCGGACACCACATCGCGTACCAGGTGCTCGGTGATGGGCCACTGGACTTGATCTATGTCCATGGGGTCAGCCATCTCGACGGCCAGTGGGAGGAGCCTCGCTACGCCCACTTCCTCCGTCATCTCGCTTCCTTCAGCCGGCTCATCTTGTTCGACATGCGCGGGACAGGGCTTTCGGACCCTGTACCTCTCAGTGACCTCCCCACCCTCGAAGAGTGGACGTCGGACATCGGCGTCGTCATGGAAGCGGTGGGAAGTTCTCGGGCGGCACTTGTTGCGGCGAATGACGGCGGGCCGATGGCCATCT
Proteins encoded in this region:
- a CDS encoding alpha/beta hydrolase, translating into MAMTPETDYAKTPGGHHIAYQVLGDGPLDLIYVHGVSHLDGQWEEPRYAHFLRHLASFSRLILFDMRGTGLSDPVPLSDLPTLEEWTSDIGVVMEAVGSSRAALVAANDGGPMAI